The Besnoitia besnoiti strain Bb-Ger1 chromosome Unknown contig00043, whole genome shotgun sequence genome segment tccagttactaaacaggtgccaggccaacagaatccgatccgtgtattccgtacagactaacattaagaaggcgactaccaaagtgaatgtcatgatattcgtacagcttgtatacaaatgttggtttttcaaatatacgctggataccactatacttaatgcacttaacatgatggtcatgaaaagcacaagagaacttggtAAATTGACCAGTGTCCTAAGCTCTGCAGTTAAATGTAGAGGCGTGATGAAATGATTagtgatattgaaatccaacacttttagctgtcttaagcagtccagtgggtggtggtgtactgcaatcataaagaacttggttgtctgtatctcataaccggagtcatcttcagtattctaggaactataatgtctttgtttattcgatttgagtgatacagttctggatgcggatcatttgtacaggaacgatagctacttataatgtgataataacgatacatggcctagctatgatctttatgttcttaatgcctgctttgtacggaggatatggtaacttctttgtaccaatatatattggtggttcggaagtcgttttcccaagaactaacgcgatctcctattttctagtaccattaggttctgtgttgttaactcaaagtatttgttcgagtttggtagtggtcttggttggacaatgtatcctccactaagtactagcttgatggtgttaaatccagaggcaactgattggattatcggaggtcttgcagtactaggaattagtagtattttaagttctattaacttccttggtacttgcgtcttcatgggttctaatgctggtgctaagaactatattctatatatctgggctatcatatttactgcccttatgttagtcttcactctacctattcttactggtggattattatgatcttcttgatctacacgtaaacactgaattttatgattctatgtattctggtgatagtgtactttatcaaacatctattctggttcttcggacatccagaggtatacattctaatttttacctgcttttggtgtagtctcgcagacattatctatgtatgctgctagatctgtcttcggtggacaatctatgatcttagctatgggttgtatttctattctaggttccttagtatgggcacatcatatgatgacagtcggtctagaggtagataccagagcttatttctctgctatgactattatgattgcaattcctaccggtactaagattttcaactggttaggtaacctatatggctagccatacaactacaagaactgtagatctatgggctgctcttagttttatcctattgtttactctaggtggtactacaggtgtagttatgggtaacgctggtatggatattgccctacatgatacatactatattgtagctcatttccatttcgtattatctcttggtgcagtactagctactatatgtggctttatcttctatagcagagatatgttcggagatactgtaaatctattccatgtaaataccggtgcttctccatatttaagcatctggtttgtagtcttcttaggtagtatcttattaattttcatccctatgcatatacttggtttcaaacgttatgccaagaaggataccagattaccctgattatctttgttatattaatacatggtgtttcaattggttctatatccacaatagttatcatcttaactatgctctgctaatgcacttaacatgatggtcatgaaaagcacaagagaacttggatccggtaaacaaagaccttcaagatctaaaccagtagtccaactcgtagtatatactccccagaaaaaggtagtttatatcaacctaggaatcccattttagtaagtgtaacatggagtctagcttcagttgttatctgattggtattgcatgcctggtgacttagaatatgattcttattaatgggagcacagttccctgggtatcaatccagtgctctgccttgggcattgaaactaacccacagttcaaccctgtattataaaatccagtagactcatgtccttgtcgtttatataaatctattaatgcttgtcaagttccttgtatctagttagctcactgcgtacttaggatcagacaaaagagttcactaatggtactagaaaataggagatcgcgttagttcttgggaaaacgacttccgaaccaccaatatatattggtacaaagaagttaccatatcctccgtacaaagcaggcattaagaacataaagatcatagctaggccatgtatcgttattatcacattataagtagctatcgtctctgtacaaatgatccgcgatccagaactgtataactcaaatcgaataaacaaagacattatagttcctagaatactgaagatgactcggttatgagatacagacaaccaagttctttatgattgcagtacaccaccaccccactggactgcttaagacagctaaaagtgttggatttcaatatcacggtaatcatgtttgcttggaagctgtagtcattataactattgatttagtataagcatagaaccaatccggtagtaagatatacgatagtagctaatctaccatataagatataagtcgcttgtggaatagcactaccaataataatcaagaagatcatactgtatacccaaataattaccatccactgactacatttcgagtcataaaatgttgtcgtatcaacattcgagtat includes the following:
- a CDS encoding uncharacterized protein (encoded by transcript BESB_058110), whose product is MASHTTTRTVDLWAALSFILLFTLGGTTGVVMGNAGMDIALHDTYYIVAHFHFVLSLGAVLATICGFIFYSRDMFGDTVNLFHVNTGASPYLSIWFVVFLGSILLIFIPMHILGFKRYAKKDTRLP